Genomic window (Victivallis lenta):
CCCACATCAAAGCACGTCCGGGCGATACATTTCCGGAAATACCGTTTCCCGAGTTTGGCGAGCCTGAAAGCGAGCCTGAGACGGGTTCAGATGTCACGCCGGATATCGTTCGTACTCTGCGCAAAAGGATGAAATTGACGCAGATTCAGTTTGGTGAGATCTTTGGCATGACGTCGAAAAAAGTTTCCGCTTGGGAACATGGCAAAGCAGAACCGACCGAGGAACAAAAACAAAAAATTCAAGCTTTGCTGAAAGAAAATAATGAGCAAGAACGGGAAACATGCTAATAATATACCGCGTTGCAAACGTATGGCACGGGAACAGAGGCTGCAGTCGGCCAAATCAACAGGCTTTCTCTCAAAGCATATTGCGAAAGATATGGTCAGGCATTATGCCCGCTGGTATGGCGTTGATCTGTTGTGTGCGATTGCTGAATTGCGTCAACTGGGACTCGAAGTATCTCCTGAACGGGAAAAAGCTGTCAAAACCACTCTACGGAATCGCCTGGAACAGAAACGGAAAAGTCAGGAAGAATCATTCAGTGCGAATATCTCATGTGATTCCGATGAAACATTTGCATTCATTGCCGGGTACACGTCTGGAGGAGCGCCATATGGGGTTACGTGGGGTGAAATGGAAGATGCTGATGGAGAAGTGAAATAAATGAGCAAAAAAAATCACAAGGGCAGGATAAGTTTAGAAAAAGAACTTGAGGACATCTTTTCAGAATTGTCTTTATGTTCGGGCTTGCCTGTAGAAAATATTGACAACGGGAAAACCGGAAGAAGTGGAAAAAAAAGAGGTCGGCCACCAAAAAATTCCTGTCGGGCATTGATCCCGTTGGACACTGCAAAAATCCGCCGGGGGTATCTGAAGGAATATAAGCGCCGGAAAAAAGTCCTTGAAAGGTTGGAGGAGCAACTTCAACGGTATGAAGAATCAGACGAGCCGGAGTACCGTAAATATCTTGCTCGCACGTTCGGTGCGGAACAAACCCTTTTACGCGAGCTGACGGAACAGATACATTTGTGTCAGAACCGATATGAAAAAATTCGCTTTCTAGCCCATGAATCCCATATGTCGAAGGAAAGGTATTGTTTTACCTTGCGTTCACAGCTTACCTCCGAACAGAATTTCTGGGAACTTCTGGAGATGGAATTGCAGAGATTCTTGGAGTCTGGCAGAAAAACACGAGAAGAAGAAAAACGGGAATATGAAAAGAGCGCCCGGGAACTTCGTTCCGCCGTCTTCGGTGTTGATGAGGACGAAGATATTGAAATGGACGAAACATGTGAGGACGATGATGATTTTGAAAAAATCTTCCAAAAGCTCTTTGACAATCTTTTGGGAGATGACGATAACATTCCGGAGGAAGAATCGGAAGTCAGTGAACTGAAAAAACTGTATCGTGAGCTCTGCCTTCAATATCATCCGGACAGAATGGGAGCTCATGACGCTAAAACGCAACGCCTTTGGCATGAGATACAGGACGCGTATGTGAATCGTGATCTTGAAGGGTTGCGCGCCATCCGTTCCGGAATCGAATTGGAATCTGGGGAAACGACTCTCAGCTGTTCTGAAATCGACGAGATGCTCCTGGATATTGAGTGGAGTATTCAGGAGAAACGTTCTGAACTCCGTGCACAAAAAAAGACTCCGATTTGGGGATTCTCTTCATGGACGGAACAGAAGCGGAAACAGATAGCCAAAGAGATCAAGTCGGAATTCGATCAGAATGCCCAAATGACCAGGTTGCAGTTACAACGTTTGAAAACGGAATTAGAGCGTCTGCTTCAATGGAAGCCCAAGGAGAAAAAACGTCCAATTCCGCAGAAGAAAACGAATGCGCAGTTGCGTAATGAGAAGCTGGCTGACATCCCGGATTTATTTGATTTGTAGATGTCAGATTTCTTTCAAGAGAACTTTTTCCTGTTCCGCCCATGAGTCGGGAAGACTCCGGCGGCAACTATCCAAGGAAAGGTCAAGTTCACCGGAGAGGAGTTTATGGATGATCTTAGGGGAAAGGAGTGTCAGGCGAATCGTCCGGGAAATCAGCCCAGAATCAACTCTGACGGTTGCAGCCAGATCCTTGATGTTGGAAAATTTTCCTTCATCAATCATTTTCTGCCAGCGGAAAGCCCGGGCAAGAGCCAGCTGAATTGGAGTATATTCTACATGTTCACTGTCGGGGGTAAAAATTCTCGTTCTGCCACCGGCGATTTTGAAAATCAACGGGATCGTCACCCGGACATTCCCGTTTTCCAGAACTTCAATCTGTTTCTTCTCCATTCGCGATTTCCTCCATAAGAGTTTTGATACCTGAACTCTTGAATTCTACAGTGAGCTTGCCTTCGTGAACTTCGACCTTTTCCAGGAGGAGATGGAGAAGGCGGTTCATTTCACCGGGCGAGATCTCCTGCCAGAATGTTTCTTTGAACAGTTCTGCGATTTTCTCTGCGGGAAGATTCAACACTTGCGCCAGTTTTATCAGAATCGTCGGTGTCTGAAGCATTTTCATCACCTGTTCCCGAGTGATCCGCTCCACATCTCCTGCGGGGATCTGGCGCACCGGGCAAGTCGGAGTTGCCCGTTTGGAATCCTTTGCACAGAAATAATAGTAATACTGTTTTCTGCCTTTCCGCGCATAGGTTGGCATCATTGCGCAATCGCAGTGTCCGCAGCGTAAGATTCCTTTTAACGGAGCAATGATTTCAGTCCTGGGCATATGGGCTGGTGCGGGATCATTCACTCTGAGAATTTCCCGAGTCCGATCCCAGACGTCCTGGTCGATAATCGCTTCCTGTTCTCCATCACAAATGCTGTTTTTGTAGTTGACCTTACCAACGTAAGTATGGTTGCTCAGAATCCGATAAATATGCTGTCTGTTCCAAATTCTTCCCTGCTTGGTTCGAATCCCGTCTCTGTTGAGTTCCTGAGCAATCAGTGCCGGAGACTGAACCTCGATGAATCGCTGAAAGATTCTTTGGATGATCCGTGCTTCCTCCTCCACGATGATCAGCTTCTTGTTTTCCACACGGTATCCCATCGGAACGCGACCGCCGACCCATTTACCTTTCTTCCGGCTGGCGGACATCTTGTCGCGTACACGCTCGGTGATAACCTCCCGCTCATATTGCGCGAAGGTGATAAGAATGTTGAGCATCATTCGCCCGGCGCTGGTGGCGGTATTGATTTCCTGCGTCACCGCGACGAACTGTGTGCCCCATTCGTCAAATTTCTTGGAGAGGTCTGCAAAATCACAGATGGATCGGGAGAGTCGGTCGATCTTGTAAACCACGATGATGTCGACCAGCCCGGCTTCACAGTCGGCAAGGAGCTGCTGAAGCGCCGGGCGTTTCATATTGCCGCCGGAATATCCTCCGTCGTCATAACGAGTCGGGAGGCAGACCCATCCGTTGGCTTTCTGACTGGCGATATAGGCTTCGCCAGCCTCCCGTTGAGCATCCAGACTGTTGAATTCCTGATCCAGTCCTTCCTCAACGGACTTGCGTGTGTAAATCGCGCATCTCTTCTTTGGAATCGTCTGCATCACCATCACTTCACCCCGAAAAAGAGTTTGCCGTTCCAGCGAGTCCCGGTAATTTCGCGGGCGATGGCGGAAAGCGATTGATAGACCGTTCCGTCATATTCGAATTTTCCATTCCCGAGAGCCGTCACTTCATATTTTTTACCTTTCCAGACCCTCTGGTAGCGAGTTCCGCACACATGGGAAACTCCATTTTTTCCATACCGGAGATTTGCCTGGGGATCGCCGTCTGCAATCTGCTCAAGAAGTTGCCGGTCCGCTTCGGAGAGTCCGCCGTAATAAATCTCTTGAATCCGGTAGGCAAGACGGCGGCGCAGGTTTGCAATATTGGTCTGCCCCGGTTCAAAGCCAAAGAGTTCACAGAATTTTTCCCGAAGTTCTGCCTGATTCATCAGATCCAGCAACTCCAGCTGCCGTTTTACCTCAGATTCATTCATCATGCCGTAACCCCTTTGCTTTTCTCTATATACAAGCATTTATCCCTGCGTTTATCCAGTTCTTTTGCCTTGATTCTGCGAAGAACTGCGGCAATCAGATCGATCGCCTGACGAATATTTTCGGGAAGTTCCCGTTTATCCATTTTTCTGTCTCCTGAGTTCGGAAAGTTTGAGTCTGCCATTCGGGGGAATCCCGCCAGGGCGTTTGTCGGAAAGGCGGATCATCGGCTTGCGGTCGAGCTTCGCGGGAAGCGTCTCGGGCAAAGATGCGCCGAGCATGGATCCGCAGACCGCACAGCCTGCGACACAGTCCAGAAAGTGGTTGTCGTGCGACTGAGGCTTGAGTTTCCACTCGTCGACCGTGCGGCCGCGCCCCTGTGTTTTGACGCGGTATTCAGCGGTCAGATGCTCTGCGAAGAGTTGATGAGCTCCGGGGATCCGTCCGTAGAGCGTGAGCGACCCCTTGTCGCCGACGGGAACCGCGAGCCGTGCGTGAATAAAACTCTTCCAGTAGTTTGTGTCGTAGATGACATGCCGGATCGCCCGTTTCCCGGCGACATTCGGAATCATCCAGTTGAATCCGAGCCGGTCGCCCTGCTGTTTGCGGTATTCGGTCATGGGTTTCGAGGAAGCGCCGACGTATCTGCCATGCGACGGCAGGATCACTCCGGCATGGGAACTCTGACGGCAGAACTGATAGACGACATCGGTTGACTGTCCCCAGTTTGCATCCACGAGAGCGCGCTCGATTTTCAGGACAGCCCCGTCCTCGCGCTCCCACTCGCGCCCGAGGCATTCATCGGTCAGCGCGGACAACGCGGCGTACAAGGCCCCCTCGAAGCCCGCTTTCGGGAAGAGCGTCTGAATGCTCGGATTCGCATCGGCAAGCGAATACTCGTGCCGGTGCTGATCCGGCCATGAGCCGTAGTCGATGACCGCGCCGGTGAAGTCCTCCGCCCATGCGATCACCACATAGAAAAGCAGCGCTTTCTGGACGTCGACAAACATCGTGAGGCGATCGCATTTCAGCGGAACGCGCCGTCGGGCAAGTCCGTTGATCTTTGCACAGATCTCGTCCACGGAAAGGAGCGAGTCATCCGCCGTGTCATCCGGAAGCGGGTCGTTCTGATACTCGCTCATAAAGGCTGATTCATCCTGAAACTTCAGGTTCATCGCGTGTTGAAGCGCCGATACTTCATCGTGGTTGAAACGGGCCTCCCAGCTCACTTCCGCTCCGGCGTCCATCGCTTCCCGGTTCGCCAGATAAAACTCCGTCGCCTTCTGGAAATTGCCCTCCGTGCGCAGAGCTTCCGCCCGGATCTCGGCGTATTCCTCCCACAGTTTCATATTTGTGGGGAAGCGGTAGACCATTCGGGTCTTTTCGCCGTTCCAGTCCGGATGTGTGTTTCGGTTGAGGATGATGTCAGCCATGTCACCCGGGCGGATGATCGTGCAGGGCATGATCCCTGAGATTTTCTGCCCCGGACCGGCAAGTCCCAGGATGTCTCCGGCAAGCACACGAACCCGCTTGCGTGTCTGTTCCAGCGATCCGGCGGATTCCGAGGTCTGCGGATCGTCGATGATGACAAGTGATGGGCGCACGCTCCGGCCGTCGCTCCGCTTGAACTTCATACCACGGATACGGCCGGTGATGCCGGCGACTCGGACGATGATGCCGGAAGCCCTGCTTCCTTCGACGGTCGGCAGAACGATCTCGTTGCTCGTCCAGGTGATGCGGGTGCGCTCGCCCTTGTAGAGCTGTCCGGCGCAGCGGTTCGCGATCCCCTCCAGCTGTGCCACCGGATAGCACACCTCCGGAAAGTCTTCGGCGAGACGCTCGTTGACCTCCAGCTCGGTCTTCAATGAATCCAGAAGCTCCAGAGCCGCTGATTCAGTCGCGCCGATCAATACCACAAACTCGCGGTGACCGTAGAGCATTGACCAGAGCGCCGCGCTTTCCGTAATTGTCGTCTTCCCAGAACCGCGCGGGAGCGCCAGCGCAAAGAGTCCGCCTCGCAGAACCGCCGTTTCAATCTTCTCAATCACCTTCAGATGATCCGGCGACCATGCAAGAGCATAGGTCTCCGGGAAATAGCTCTCGCAGAAAAGCTGGAAATTGCGTTCGCACGCGGCTTTCCTGTCGGGATTCACGACCTCCGGGAGCGGGCCGATGTCGCGTCCGGCGAGCGACTGTTCCGCCTGACGGTCGCGCTCGGCGTTGCGCCGATCCTCATAGCTGCGCGCGCCGGACGTCTCCTCCGGAGTGTGTTTCCGGTCGAACATCCAGGCAATGTATTTCAGGAGGTTGATGTTGCGCGGATTCTCCGAGGAACCGATCCGGAAGCCGACGCGGTTGAACTCGCGGTAAAGCCGCGCCTGCGCCAGAACAAATCCGAACGACGTGGAGTTCAGAAGCCGTGCGATGTCCACCACGCGCATGTTACTCGGATTGATCATAGAATCCCCCCAAAGTTGCCACCCTTCGGCCACGGGCCTCGGGTCTGCTTTGCGGCTTCGGGTACTTTGCGGGGACCCCGGCTCTCCGGTATTCCGTGCGGCTTCGCCGTACTCATATCTGCGGGCAAGGTATTTTTACAACTCATCATTTTCCTCCTTTGCCAGCCAGGCGGCATATTCAATCAGATTGATCGTGCCGTCCGGATTCCGCGGCGCACCGGAAGCAAGATCTTCGGCAATCATCTCCGGAGAAGCGGTCCGGGATCCGGCCTGTTTCAGCAATCTCACCAGCACTTCAGGCTGCAATGCAGTGATTTTCAAAGAATTATCCATCTATTTTGCCTTTATTTTCAGATTGCGACTGGATAAGTGGCGCAAGTCATGGTTGTATATGCACCAGCGAAGCAAAGAAGTCGCAACTCAAACAACCACAAGGAGGTAAGTATGTGCGACACGAGCAACATCACAGTCGGAACCATCGTCATGGTGAAAGTCGGACGCAATGAGATCGAGGTCGTCGTAACCGAGATCACCGCGAACGGCTGGAAAGTCAAAAAGGTCGGCAGCAACCGCGAGTTCATCGTCACAAGAATCGAACGGGTCATCGCCGAACCGGGAGCGCCGGAAGCGGCTCCCGCAACGGAACCGGAGGCGGAATCCGCTGCGCCGGAAGCGGAAGAGGAAGTGGACACGCCCAATCTCGCGCCGGAATCCGGCGGATCGCCGGAGAAAAAGCTCTCACTCCTGAATGCGGCTCTGCAGGTTCTCAAGCGCAGCCGGACACCGCTCAACACGAAAGAGATCCTCGCGCAAGTCATCGAAGAAGGTCGCTGGAGCCCGAATGGAGCAAAGACTCCGGAGCAGAGCCTTTACTCCGCATTCTTCCGCGAGATCAAGGAGAAGGAGACGCCGCGCGTCCGCAAGAGTGCCGCCCGCCGGGGCGCATTCGAGTTCAACAGCTGACCGAAAACTGAAGAGGGTGCTCACAGTATGAGTACCCTTGCTGATCCCCATTCCTTTTTCCCAAGAGTGCTTCCGGATTATGGCTTCGGAGGCTCCCTAAATAACCCCACCTCTGACATCGTGTCGCTCTTCAACCACGGGGTACAATCCGTGCCCCTCCATCTTTGCAACGTACTAATTCAGGGATCTTTCGAGTTCAACAAGTGACCGAAGCAGTCAGTACAGAAGTCGGAGCGGAGATTGCATCATTGCCACCATGGATGTAGATAGTGTCTACTACCCTGTAGTTTTTATTCTTCGACTGCCGGAGTAAGTGCCTGCCAGTCACACCCCTCGCCATGGACGAACTCCGCCCAGCGGCGGCGGATCACGTCCGCATACTTCGGATCAAACTCCATCGTGCAGTTGACGCGGTTTGTCTGCTCGCAGGCAATCAGCGTGCTGCCCGAGCCGCCAAACAGATCCAGCACGGTCTCACCCGCCTTCGAAGAGTTGAAAATCGCCTTGATCGCCAGAGCGGTCGGTTTCTGCGTCGGATGCACATATTCCCGCGTGTTGTCCCGCTTGATGTCCCAGACCGTCGTCTGACAGCGGTCGCCGAACCACTCGCAGTTCTCGCCCTCATGACAGCCGTAAAAGCACGGTTCCGCCGCCCAATGGTAATCGCTGTGACCAAGGATCATTCCCTTGTTCCAGAACAATACCTGTTTGGATTTCAGTCCGGCATCAATGATGGCGTGTTCAAACTGCAAATGATTGCTGCTGGCATACCAGATGTAGAACGCCCGCTTTTCCCGGAGGCTCGCTTTCAGATTTTTGAATGCGGCAAGCAGGAACTCCGAAAGTTTTTCCCCGCGCAGATCGTCGTTTTCAATGACCTCCCACAGACGGCCGCCCGGATTGTTCACACCGCGATAACTGACTCCATACGGCGGATCGGTGAAAACGAGATCCGCTTTCCCGCCGTTCATGAGACGGGCAACGTCTTCCGCCCTGGTGGAATCGCCGCACATGAGCCGGTGCTTGCCGAGCTGATAGATCACCCCAGGCTGACTGACCGGATCCTCCGGAACATCCGGGACGGCGTCGGCGTCCGTCTCTCCCTCGGCAACCACATTTTCTTCGGAACTTCCGTTCAGCAGACGGTCAAGCTCGTCGGTGTCGAAGCCGAGGAGCGACAGGTCAAAATCCTTTTCCTGCAAATCGCGCAGTTCGATCGGAAGAAGGTCGTAGTTCCACTCCGCGATCTCGCCGGTCTTGTTGTCCGCGATCCGGTACGCCTGTACCTGTTCCGGCGTGAGGTTTTCCGCGATCACCACCGGCACTTCCGAGAGGCCGAGCTGTTCCGCCGCTTTCAGGCGGGTGTGGCCGACAACCACGACGAGATCCTTGTCCACGACAATCGGCTGCTGGAAACCGAACTCCTTAATTGAGTTGGCAACCGCCTCCACCGCGCCGTCGTTGAAGCGCGGGTTCTTCTCATACGGATGGATCTCCGAGAGTTTCATCATTTGAATCTGCATAAAGGTTCCTTTCCTGGAAAAATGATTTGCAAAAGCAAGATTCGGAGCTACTTTTGCAAGGGTTGAAGAATTGAGAATTCCGGAGAAAGACGATTTCGCCGGAAACGGGGCAAACAGCCCCGGTGTCGCATTCGATTCCGACCCGCTATACAGCCCCGGCGAACGTGCTGTCGCGCGCGTAAGAGGGCTGTCCGGGGGCGTGTCGGCGCACTGTCGGAGCGGGTCGCAAGTCGTTGAGAATCAACGAGCATAAAAATTTTATCACCGGCAAGCAAGTCTGCTTATAACGCCGACTCCTTCCGCGCGCCCTCGAAAAATCCCTTTCAAGGGGGGAACCGTTGACTCTGGAATGTACATAAGCCTCGCCGCCTCATTTTCGACCCCTCGAACTTTCTGTGCTTCTATGAGGCTGGAAATACCCTTAAAATAAACGACAGATTTTTCCGTCATTTCGACAAAAGTGACGGAAAAGTGACGGAGGCTCATGAGTGCATCGGCTATTCCCGGTTTTTCTTCTGGATCTGATAAATCCGCCGTGGGGTGAGTCCGACCATGTCTGCGACCTCGCCGATGGGAGTGCCGGAGGCAACCATGTTCTGCACGAAGTTCTTGTCTGCCTTTGACTTGTAGTTCACCGGAGGGATATAAAGCAGACCGCGCCAATGCTTTTGAACCGCCTTGAGCAGTTCGGACGGCAGCACATCTGCCGCATTAGCATAAACGGACATGGCTGTTTTCCTTTACTTTTTGTGTTTGAACTCACCGCACCAGTCATCATCCTTGACGACCGGCCACTCTATGTACGGGGAATGTGCATACCTGACAGTTGACGGTGCGTGGCGGCGGCAAATACTGCCGGAGCCTTTGCCTCTGGAATCAAAAAATTTGCATTCGGAACATGTCTTAATGTGCCGATCTTCTGTTTTCATAAAAATCCTTTCAAAAATGTTGTTCACGGCTTTCACGGCTCTTTATATGCAAATGAAAAAAAGAAAGAAGTCCGGGAACAGCTGTGAAGTGGTGAAAAGCTAAAAAAAACAGAAGAAAAATAATATATTTTGAGTGTAAATATATATATTATTATTTTTTTCTGTTCTTCTCTTTTCATTCTGCTATTCACACTTTTTTCCTTCACTTTTCCCGGCGTTTTGCATCTTTTTTTCCGGGAAGCCCTGGACCGTTCACATTGTTTTTTGTGAATCATTCCACGAGCCGGTATATTTTTGCCGCAGGTCTGACGGAAGAGTCATATTCTACCTGAACAGTGCCCTTTTCCTGCAGGGTTTCTGCGATTTTCTTCATGGAGTCCGCAGACTCGTGCAAAAGCCGCAGAAGTTTGCTGTGCGGCAACCGGCCGCCATGCTCCTGCAGTTTGCGGATTGCTCTCTGACATTTCTCATCGAAGATGTTTTCATAGACATAGCGGTCCGCCATGTAAAGCATCCGCCGTGTCAGATGATCGATGAACTTCCACGCCCACTTGACCGATTTGTCGGTGATCAGCGGGTTGTAGACGTTGCTGCTGATGCCGTGCAGCATGGCGAGCTTGCACACCTTTTCATGGGCGCGCGCCCACAATGCCTTGGCGGCTCCTTCATTCTGTGCTTCATAGAAGTTGTAGCGCCGGTCGCATTCCTGCTGAACTTCCCGGAGCGCGGCAGTTGCCTCGGGCGTTTCCGTAATGATCAGCGGCTTTGGATACTCGTTTGTCAGATTGCCGTTCACATCAAGATTCGCGAGGTAGGTTGCCGCGCGGATCAGCGAATCCGAAGGCGTGATCGGCTGGGGATTGCCGGCTTCGCCACGTTTGCCCGCTTCCACGATGATGCACCGGGCGACCAGCCCGTTTTCAAGCACACGCCGGGAAAGCGATTCATAGAAATACTGCGGAATCGCGGTTCCCAGCAGAACCAGATTCGGATTCACAATATGCGCGATCTCATGAACAGTGCCGTCTTTTTTCTTCGCTGACGCTTTTTTGCGCAGCGGATAGATGGTGTTGGACGCGCCATAGAACTTCAACAGCTTTTCGTTGATGGATTCCGCCCGGTTGTCTTTACTGTATTTCAAAGTATTGAAAATACAGTCGAACTCATCCGCCTGAAACAACATGGACGGGTGCATGAACAGGGCATCCTCGAGTCCTTCTCCGGAAGCGAAGGCATCGCCGATCGCCCCGGCGACTCCCGCGCGGAAAGCGATATTGAAATTCACCTTGCGCGGATGATCTTTGCCGGTTCCGCTGTCTGCCAGCGCGATGAGATAGATGTTGCTCCGATTGTCGCGCTTGTCCTGCACCTTTCGCCCGACGAGAAACGCCAGGAGCGCCAGTGCGCCGGTGAACGAAAGAACACGGTTCGGATACGGAGCCGACTGCATTGAGAGCTTGACGACATCATCAATGAATCCGGGAATCGACAACAGCTTGTCCGGGACGGGTCCGGGATTGGGAAAGAGAGGAGCCTCCTTTTCCTGCTTTTCGATCCTGTTCGGTTTCAAGATTCCGCTCAGATCCACATCGGAGTTCGCCTCCTCCCGGCGGTC
Coding sequences:
- a CDS encoding J domain-containing protein, with the protein product MSKKNHKGRISLEKELEDIFSELSLCSGLPVENIDNGKTGRSGKKRGRPPKNSCRALIPLDTAKIRRGYLKEYKRRKKVLERLEEQLQRYEESDEPEYRKYLARTFGAEQTLLRELTEQIHLCQNRYEKIRFLAHESHMSKERYCFTLRSQLTSEQNFWELLEMELQRFLESGRKTREEEKREYEKSARELRSAVFGVDEDEDIEMDETCEDDDDFEKIFQKLFDNLLGDDDNIPEEESEVSELKKLYRELCLQYHPDRMGAHDAKTQRLWHEIQDAYVNRDLEGLRAIRSGIELESGETTLSCSEIDEMLLDIEWSIQEKRSELRAQKKTPIWGFSSWTEQKRKQIAKEIKSEFDQNAQMTRLQLQRLKTELERLLQWKPKEKKRPIPQKKTNAQLRNEKLADIPDLFDL
- a CDS encoding recombinase family protein; protein product: MVMQTIPKKRCAIYTRKSVEEGLDQEFNSLDAQREAGEAYIASQKANGWVCLPTRYDDGGYSGGNMKRPALQQLLADCEAGLVDIIVVYKIDRLSRSICDFADLSKKFDEWGTQFVAVTQEINTATSAGRMMLNILITFAQYEREVITERVRDKMSASRKKGKWVGGRVPMGYRVENKKLIIVEEEARIIQRIFQRFIEVQSPALIAQELNRDGIRTKQGRIWNRQHIYRILSNHTYVGKVNYKNSICDGEQEAIIDQDVWDRTREILRVNDPAPAHMPRTEIIAPLKGILRCGHCDCAMMPTYARKGRKQYYYYFCAKDSKRATPTCPVRQIPAGDVERITREQVMKMLQTPTILIKLAQVLNLPAEKIAELFKETFWQEISPGEMNRLLHLLLEKVEVHEGKLTVEFKSSGIKTLMEEIANGEETD
- a CDS encoding DUF2924 domain-containing protein, which produces MMNESEVKRQLELLDLMNQAELREKFCELFGFEPGQTNIANLRRRLAYRIQEIYYGGLSEADRQLLEQIADGDPQANLRYGKNGVSHVCGTRYQRVWKGKKYEVTALGNGKFEYDGTVYQSLSAIAREITGTRWNGKLFFGVK
- a CDS encoding terminase gpA endonuclease subunit, giving the protein MINPSNMRVVDIARLLNSTSFGFVLAQARLYREFNRVGFRIGSSENPRNINLLKYIAWMFDRKHTPEETSGARSYEDRRNAERDRQAEQSLAGRDIGPLPEVVNPDRKAACERNFQLFCESYFPETYALAWSPDHLKVIEKIETAVLRGGLFALALPRGSGKTTITESAALWSMLYGHREFVVLIGATESAALELLDSLKTELEVNERLAEDFPEVCYPVAQLEGIANRCAGQLYKGERTRITWTSNEIVLPTVEGSRASGIIVRVAGITGRIRGMKFKRSDGRSVRPSLVIIDDPQTSESAGSLEQTRKRVRVLAGDILGLAGPGQKISGIMPCTIIRPGDMADIILNRNTHPDWNGEKTRMVYRFPTNMKLWEEYAEIRAEALRTEGNFQKATEFYLANREAMDAGAEVSWEARFNHDEVSALQHAMNLKFQDESAFMSEYQNDPLPDDTADDSLLSVDEICAKINGLARRRVPLKCDRLTMFVDVQKALLFYVVIAWAEDFTGAVIDYGSWPDQHRHEYSLADANPSIQTLFPKAGFEGALYAALSALTDECLGREWEREDGAVLKIERALVDANWGQSTDVVYQFCRQSSHAGVILPSHGRYVGASSKPMTEYRKQQGDRLGFNWMIPNVAGKRAIRHVIYDTNYWKSFIHARLAVPVGDKGSLTLYGRIPGAHQLFAEHLTAEYRVKTQGRGRTVDEWKLKPQSHDNHFLDCVAGCAVCGSMLGASLPETLPAKLDRKPMIRLSDKRPGGIPPNGRLKLSELRRQKNG
- a CDS encoding winged helix-turn-helix domain-containing protein, whose protein sequence is MCDTSNITVGTIVMVKVGRNEIEVVVTEITANGWKVKKVGSNREFIVTRIERVIAEPGAPEAAPATEPEAESAAPEAEEEVDTPNLAPESGGSPEKKLSLLNAALQVLKRSRTPLNTKEILAQVIEEGRWSPNGAKTPEQSLYSAFFREIKEKETPRVRKSAARRGAFEFNS
- a CDS encoding DNA modification methylase, producing MQIQMMKLSEIHPYEKNPRFNDGAVEAVANSIKEFGFQQPIVVDKDLVVVVGHTRLKAAEQLGLSEVPVVIAENLTPEQVQAYRIADNKTGEIAEWNYDLLPIELRDLQEKDFDLSLLGFDTDELDRLLNGSSEENVVAEGETDADAVPDVPEDPVSQPGVIYQLGKHRLMCGDSTRAEDVARLMNGGKADLVFTDPPYGVSYRGVNNPGGRLWEVIENDDLRGEKLSEFLLAAFKNLKASLREKRAFYIWYASSNHLQFEHAIIDAGLKSKQVLFWNKGMILGHSDYHWAAEPCFYGCHEGENCEWFGDRCQTTVWDIKRDNTREYVHPTQKPTALAIKAIFNSSKAGETVLDLFGGSGSTLIACEQTNRVNCTMEFDPKYADVIRRRWAEFVHGEGCDWQALTPAVEE
- a CDS encoding helix-turn-helix domain-containing protein — its product is MSVYANAADVLPSELLKAVQKHWRGLLYIPPVNYKSKADKNFVQNMVASGTPIGEVADMVGLTPRRIYQIQKKNRE
- a CDS encoding DUF3987 domain-containing protein, which gives rise to SEQVAIDTSVHNPARIWRLPGTMNCKGDSIPERPHRMARILEEPQDIVSVSREQMQDIVSHQSEDTQTDVPDDDWKHTMPAFDLDSWIAQYCPELGSPQPWKGGRKWIFPVCPFNEAHANKSAVLIQEPSGAVAFKCHHNGCSGNDWRALRELREPGCYDRREEANSDVDLSGILKPNRIEKQEKEAPLFPNPGPVPDKLLSIPGFIDDVVKLSMQSAPYPNRVLSFTGALALLAFLVGRKVQDKRDNRSNIYLIALADSGTGKDHPRKVNFNIAFRAGVAGAIGDAFASGEGLEDALFMHPSMLFQADEFDCIFNTLKYSKDNRAESINEKLLKFYGASNTIYPLRKKASAKKKDGTVHEIAHIVNPNLVLLGTAIPQYFYESLSRRVLENGLVARCIIVEAGKRGEAGNPQPITPSDSLIRAATYLANLDVNGNLTNEYPKPLIITETPEATAALREVQQECDRRYNFYEAQNEGAAKALWARAHEKVCKLAMLHGISSNVYNPLITDKSVKWAWKFIDHLTRRMLYMADRYVYENIFDEKCQRAIRKLQEHGGRLPHSKLLRLLHESADSMKKIAETLQEKGTVQVEYDSSVRPAAKIYRLVE